The following coding sequences are from one Arthrobacter sp. PvP023 window:
- a CDS encoding exo-alpha-sialidase, giving the protein MALIAGPGLPARAEPAPPSNPAVAPGTFAEANIAADRTADNFFYRIPALTYLGNDVVLAAWDGRPGSSADAPNPNSIVQRRSIDGGATWGPLTVIAAGHVADASGPKYGFSDPSYIYDAEAGKVFALFVYSKDAGFSASTYGNDDADRNVISSAVVESTDEGRTWSQPRFITSVTKPGSSKTNPQPGDVRTNFAASGEGIQLKYGAHKGRLIQQYSGYVRQANGSELFQAYSVYSDDHGATWHKGAPIGDRMDENKTVELSDGRVLLNSRDSANGGYRKVAVSTDGGASYGPVTQDTELPDPANNGSISRIYPAAPEGSAEARKLIFTNSNSKTARENVSARVSCDDGATWPGVRTIRPGFSAYSTITRLADGKFGVLYEANYTDNMQFASFDDAWLNYVCAPVNVPAQTIAPGVAQQVPVTVTNQEAHVLSGARASIYTPTGWSAATVDVPDLAPGSSATVNIQLTPPAGASGPTSLNAAFTTADGKVSQYTFVANSPVAPQVGLTVAGSAPARDVAANPYKEGEVLSYTFAVKSTSNVTSNAVPVSGTFETGFLPPSAPNCRYNNLAAGASYNCTTPKHTLTPEDIARGYLVPVAEFTVTASGNTALTKAMSFKGAAEPLRDGLLAGSITGARNDAGRDLAAQPYAAGEQVPYTFTVSNTGPLAADFVPTAGNFSPLVPPGSGNCRWLNLAAAGSYACSTPRHAVTREEAEEGFFRADSTWTVAASGQSSREYRVDGGEVDLAVRTPKLDGTVSAEWTDADGDRYASAGDSVTYTYGVGNAGNVALTGVTAPDAGISVDRLGIGETATATRVHILTPADIAAGQLPASPFAASASNGSRNVRVDVQAEAVALRLQPAKPAAVPALTVQDFDGQVPPVDLGTNEKYRNGEKVTLRGLPYGQWYYVYLNKHGFRLGWIFPTTADTVEFLLPSTVQNGRDDVVVLDSEGKQVSFDRLQVTPKGSIG; this is encoded by the coding sequence ATGGCGCTGATCGCGGGGCCCGGGTTGCCGGCCAGGGCCGAGCCGGCTCCACCCTCCAATCCGGCAGTCGCCCCGGGCACGTTCGCCGAAGCGAACATTGCCGCAGACCGGACGGCCGACAATTTCTTCTACCGTATTCCCGCGCTCACCTACCTCGGGAACGACGTTGTACTTGCAGCGTGGGACGGCAGGCCCGGGAGCTCGGCCGACGCGCCGAACCCGAACTCCATCGTGCAGCGCCGCAGCATCGACGGCGGCGCAACGTGGGGTCCTTTGACCGTCATCGCTGCCGGCCATGTGGCTGACGCCAGCGGCCCCAAATACGGGTTCAGTGATCCGTCGTACATTTACGACGCTGAGGCGGGCAAAGTGTTCGCCCTGTTCGTCTACTCAAAGGACGCCGGCTTCTCTGCCAGCACCTACGGCAACGACGACGCCGACAGGAATGTCATTTCGTCTGCCGTGGTGGAGTCCACCGACGAAGGCCGCACCTGGAGCCAGCCCCGGTTCATCACTAGCGTCACAAAACCCGGAAGCAGTAAGACCAACCCGCAGCCGGGTGACGTACGCACCAACTTCGCGGCATCCGGTGAGGGGATCCAGCTCAAATACGGCGCTCACAAAGGCCGGTTGATTCAGCAGTACTCGGGTTACGTGCGTCAAGCCAACGGTTCAGAACTCTTCCAGGCCTACAGCGTCTACTCGGATGACCATGGCGCAACGTGGCACAAAGGGGCCCCGATCGGCGACCGCATGGACGAGAACAAGACCGTGGAACTCTCTGACGGCAGGGTGCTGCTGAATTCGAGGGACAGCGCGAACGGCGGCTACCGCAAAGTGGCCGTGTCAACCGACGGCGGCGCCAGCTACGGACCGGTCACGCAGGACACTGAACTGCCGGACCCTGCCAACAACGGGTCAATCTCCCGGATATACCCGGCCGCACCGGAGGGCTCTGCCGAGGCAAGGAAGCTGATCTTCACCAATTCCAACTCCAAGACCGCCAGGGAAAACGTCTCGGCGCGCGTGTCCTGTGACGACGGAGCAACGTGGCCCGGTGTCCGCACCATCCGTCCAGGCTTCTCCGCGTATTCAACCATTACCCGCCTGGCCGACGGCAAGTTCGGCGTCCTGTACGAGGCGAACTACACGGACAACATGCAGTTCGCCAGTTTCGACGACGCATGGCTGAACTATGTCTGCGCTCCTGTGAACGTGCCCGCACAAACCATTGCGCCCGGTGTTGCGCAGCAGGTTCCGGTGACGGTTACCAACCAGGAAGCCCATGTCCTGTCCGGCGCCCGTGCCAGTATCTATACGCCAACGGGATGGTCCGCCGCCACGGTGGACGTTCCTGACCTCGCACCGGGTAGCTCTGCCACGGTGAACATCCAGCTCACGCCGCCGGCCGGAGCTTCGGGTCCAACATCCCTCAATGCGGCTTTCACCACGGCCGACGGAAAGGTGTCCCAGTACACGTTCGTTGCCAACAGCCCGGTAGCCCCCCAGGTTGGCCTGACCGTCGCCGGCTCAGCGCCGGCACGGGACGTGGCGGCGAACCCGTATAAGGAAGGCGAGGTGCTGTCTTACACCTTCGCGGTCAAGAGCACGTCGAACGTCACGTCCAATGCAGTCCCCGTTTCCGGGACCTTCGAGACCGGGTTCCTGCCGCCGTCGGCCCCCAACTGCCGGTACAACAACCTTGCCGCCGGTGCCAGCTACAACTGCACCACGCCGAAGCACACGCTCACTCCTGAAGACATAGCGCGCGGCTACCTCGTCCCGGTGGCTGAGTTCACCGTCACGGCCTCCGGCAATACGGCACTGACGAAGGCAATGTCCTTCAAGGGAGCGGCCGAACCGTTGAGGGATGGCCTGCTGGCCGGATCGATCACCGGTGCCCGGAATGATGCCGGACGTGACCTCGCCGCGCAGCCGTACGCCGCCGGCGAGCAGGTGCCCTACACGTTTACCGTCAGCAACACCGGCCCCCTGGCCGCGGACTTTGTGCCGACTGCCGGCAATTTCTCACCCCTCGTACCCCCGGGTTCGGGAAACTGCCGATGGCTCAACCTTGCCGCGGCAGGATCCTACGCATGCTCCACACCGCGGCACGCCGTGACCCGGGAAGAGGCGGAGGAAGGATTCTTCCGTGCCGACTCAACCTGGACAGTTGCTGCGTCCGGGCAGAGCAGCCGGGAATACCGTGTGGACGGCGGCGAAGTGGACCTCGCGGTCCGGACCCCGAAGCTGGACGGCACGGTCTCGGCTGAATGGACCGATGCCGACGGCGACCGCTACGCGAGTGCCGGGGATTCCGTCACCTACACCTATGGCGTGGGAAACGCCGGCAACGTCGCGCTGACCGGCGTCACGGCTCCGGATGCCGGCATTTCAGTGGACAGGCTGGGCATCGGGGAAACAGCAACAGCAACCCGGGTGCACATCCTGACCCCCGCAGATATCGCGGCCGGCCAGTTGCCGGCCTCTCCGTTTGCCGCCTCTGCATCCAACGGGTCGCGGAACGTGCGCGTTGACGTGCAGGCCGAAGCGGTGGCCTTGCGGCTCCAGCCGGCCAAACCGGCGGCCGTTCCGGCGTTGACGGTCCAGGATTTCGACGGGCAGGTTCCGCCCGTCGACCTGGGCACCAACGAAAAATACCGTAACGGCGAGAAGGTGACGCTCCGCGGCCTTCCCTACGGCCAGTGGTATTACGTCTACCTGAACAAGCACGGCTTCCGCCTCGGATGGATCTTTCCCACCACGGCGGACACCGTGGAGTTCCTCCTGCCATCCACCGTGCAGAACGGGCGGGACGACGTGGTGGTCCTGGATTCCGAAGGGAAGCAGGTTTCCTTTGACCGACTGCAGGTCACGCCCAAAGGGTCCATCGGCTGA
- the purS gene encoding phosphoribosylformylglycinamidine synthase subunit PurS, giving the protein MPRIVVDVMPKPEILDPQGKAIVGALPRLGFTAFSSVRQGKRFELTVDGEVTEEILAQARNAAETLLSNPVIEDVVNVEVVEA; this is encoded by the coding sequence ATGCCCCGGATCGTTGTCGACGTCATGCCCAAGCCCGAGATTCTGGACCCGCAGGGGAAGGCCATCGTGGGTGCACTCCCCCGGCTGGGCTTCACTGCCTTTAGCTCTGTCCGCCAGGGCAAGCGCTTTGAACTCACTGTCGACGGCGAGGTGACCGAGGAGATCCTGGCCCAGGCACGGAACGCCGCAGAAACCCTGCTGTCCAACCCCGTCATCGAGGATGTCGTCAACGTCGAGGTCGTCGAGGCCTGA
- the purQ gene encoding phosphoribosylformylglycinamidine synthase subunit PurQ, with the protein MTELPLISEAVAVAANPRLAGARIGVVTFPGTLDDRDAARAVRLAGATPVELWHADTTLGDVDAVVIPGGFSYGDYLRAGAIARFAPLMAKIIDAANSEAKLPVLGICNGFQILTESHLLPGSMIKNDHLKFMCRDQVLRVENNTTAWTSDYAAGQEITVPLKNQDGQYIADEKVLDALEAEGRVVFRYVGFNPNGSRRDIAGISNAAGNVVGLMPHPEHAVEVGFGPESLDGVGGSDTDGLGFFTSVLNKIVGGAK; encoded by the coding sequence ATGACTGAACTCCCCCTGATTAGCGAGGCGGTAGCCGTTGCGGCCAACCCGCGCCTCGCCGGCGCCCGAATCGGCGTCGTCACCTTCCCCGGAACCCTGGATGACCGCGACGCCGCCCGCGCGGTCCGACTGGCAGGCGCCACCCCGGTGGAACTCTGGCACGCAGACACCACCCTTGGCGACGTTGACGCCGTCGTGATTCCCGGCGGTTTCTCCTACGGCGACTACCTCCGCGCCGGCGCCATTGCACGCTTCGCGCCGCTGATGGCAAAAATCATCGACGCCGCAAACTCGGAAGCCAAGCTGCCGGTACTGGGCATCTGCAACGGCTTCCAGATCCTCACCGAGTCGCACCTGCTGCCGGGCTCGATGATCAAGAACGACCACCTGAAGTTCATGTGCCGCGACCAGGTCCTGCGCGTGGAAAACAACACCACCGCCTGGACCAGCGACTACGCCGCCGGCCAGGAAATCACCGTTCCGTTGAAGAACCAGGACGGGCAGTACATCGCCGATGAGAAGGTCCTGGACGCCCTTGAGGCCGAAGGCCGCGTGGTGTTCCGCTACGTGGGCTTCAACCCGAACGGCTCCCGCCGCGACATCGCCGGCATCTCCAACGCCGCCGGCAACGTGGTGGGCCTCATGCCCCACCCGGAGCACGCCGTGGAGGTCGGCTTCGGCCCCGAGTCCCTGGACGGTGTCGGCGGTTCCGACACCGACGGCCTCGGTTTCTTCACCTCCGTATTGAACAAGATTGTGGGAGGCGCAAAGTGA
- the purL gene encoding phosphoribosylformylglycinamidine synthase subunit PurL — translation MSTSAETVSKKFNIDTVENAAKTPDVELPWAELGLKQNEFDEVVKVLGRRPTGAELAMYSVMWSEHCSYKSSKNHLRQFGDKVTDEMKKDMLVGIGENAGVTNLGDGWAVTFKIESHNSPSFVEPYQGAATGIGGIVRDIISMGARPVAVMDPLRFGAIDHPDTARVMHGAVAGIGGYGNSLGLPNIGGEMVFDSVYQGNPLVNALAVGVMRHEDIRLANASGKGNKVVLFGARTGGDGIGGASVLASESFDDTKPSKRPAVQVGDPFAEKVLIECCLELFKGSLVEGIQDLGAAGISCATSELASNGDGGMEVELTSVLLRDPTLTPGEILMSESQERMMAVVTPENVAAFEAVMDKWAVEYSWLGEVTDTGRLIITWEGEVIVDVDPRTVAHDGPVYDRPFARPEWQDAVQADVFTGSVQDAGRPSAPKELAAAVTELISSPNMCDKSWITNQYDRYVGGNTAMAFPDDAGVVRVDEETGLGVALATDANGRYTYLDPYHGAQLALAEAYRNVATSGAVPMAVSDCLNFGSPEDPDVMWQLAEAIRGLSDACMVLGIPVTGGNVSLYNQTGTTPIHPSPVVAVLGKLDDVARRTPSGWKEDGQAIYLLGTTAAELDGSEWANLRGHLGGQPPKVDLAAERALGEILINASRDGMVDSAHDLSEGGLAAALVESALRYGVGARIALQDVMDRDGVDLFTALFSETQGRAIVGVPRSEEVRFTDMCTARGFAHTRIGVVDAASGQLEINGVETMNLDALREAHEATLPKYFG, via the coding sequence GTGAGTACCTCAGCTGAAACCGTCAGCAAGAAGTTCAACATCGACACCGTGGAGAACGCGGCCAAGACCCCCGACGTCGAACTCCCCTGGGCCGAACTGGGCCTGAAGCAGAACGAGTTCGACGAGGTCGTCAAGGTCCTGGGCCGCCGCCCGACCGGCGCCGAGCTCGCCATGTACTCCGTGATGTGGAGCGAGCACTGCTCCTACAAGTCCTCCAAGAACCACCTGCGCCAGTTCGGCGACAAGGTGACGGACGAGATGAAGAAAGACATGCTGGTGGGCATCGGCGAAAACGCCGGTGTCACCAACCTGGGCGACGGCTGGGCCGTGACGTTCAAGATCGAGTCCCACAACTCTCCGTCGTTCGTTGAGCCCTACCAGGGCGCCGCAACGGGCATCGGCGGCATCGTCCGCGACATCATCTCCATGGGTGCCCGCCCGGTGGCCGTGATGGATCCGCTGCGGTTCGGCGCCATCGACCACCCGGACACCGCACGCGTCATGCACGGTGCCGTGGCCGGTATCGGCGGCTACGGCAACTCCCTGGGCCTGCCCAACATCGGCGGCGAAATGGTCTTCGACTCCGTGTACCAGGGCAACCCGCTGGTGAACGCGCTGGCCGTCGGCGTTATGCGCCACGAGGACATCCGCCTGGCCAACGCCTCCGGCAAGGGCAACAAGGTAGTGCTGTTCGGTGCACGCACCGGCGGCGACGGCATCGGCGGCGCCTCCGTGCTGGCCTCCGAGTCCTTCGACGACACCAAGCCGTCCAAGCGTCCCGCCGTCCAGGTGGGCGACCCGTTCGCCGAGAAGGTCCTGATCGAGTGCTGCCTCGAACTGTTCAAGGGTTCCCTCGTTGAGGGCATCCAGGACCTCGGCGCCGCGGGCATTTCCTGCGCCACCTCCGAGCTCGCCTCCAACGGCGACGGCGGCATGGAAGTCGAGCTGACCTCCGTGCTGCTGCGCGATCCCACACTGACCCCGGGCGAAATCCTCATGTCCGAGTCGCAGGAACGCATGATGGCGGTGGTGACCCCCGAGAACGTCGCCGCCTTCGAAGCCGTCATGGACAAGTGGGCAGTGGAGTACTCCTGGCTGGGCGAGGTGACCGACACCGGCCGCCTGATCATCACGTGGGAAGGCGAGGTCATTGTCGACGTCGACCCGCGCACCGTGGCCCACGACGGTCCGGTCTATGACCGCCCGTTTGCCCGCCCGGAATGGCAGGACGCCGTTCAGGCCGACGTTTTCACCGGATCCGTCCAGGATGCCGGCCGCCCTTCCGCTCCCAAGGAACTGGCCGCCGCCGTCACCGAGCTCATTTCTTCGCCGAACATGTGCGACAAATCCTGGATCACCAACCAGTACGACCGCTACGTCGGCGGCAACACCGCCATGGCGTTCCCGGACGACGCCGGCGTGGTCCGCGTTGACGAGGAAACCGGCCTGGGCGTGGCCTTGGCCACCGACGCCAACGGCCGCTACACCTACCTCGACCCGTACCACGGCGCACAGCTCGCGCTGGCCGAGGCGTACCGCAACGTCGCCACCTCCGGCGCAGTGCCGATGGCCGTCAGCGACTGCCTGAACTTCGGTTCCCCCGAGGACCCGGACGTCATGTGGCAGCTCGCCGAGGCCATCCGCGGCCTGTCCGACGCCTGCATGGTGCTGGGCATCCCGGTCACCGGCGGCAACGTCTCGCTGTACAACCAGACCGGGACCACGCCCATTCACCCCTCCCCCGTGGTGGCAGTGCTGGGCAAGCTCGACGACGTCGCCCGCCGCACGCCGTCGGGCTGGAAGGAAGACGGCCAGGCCATCTACCTCCTGGGCACCACGGCGGCAGAACTGGACGGTTCCGAGTGGGCCAACCTGCGCGGCCACCTTGGCGGGCAGCCGCCGAAGGTTGACCTCGCTGCCGAACGCGCGCTGGGTGAAATCCTGATCAACGCCTCCCGCGACGGCATGGTGGACTCCGCGCACGACCTCTCCGAGGGCGGCCTCGCGGCAGCCCTGGTTGAGTCCGCGCTGCGCTACGGCGTGGGTGCACGGATTGCCCTGCAAGACGTCATGGACCGTGACGGCGTGGACCTCTTCACGGCACTGTTCTCCGAGACCCAGGGCCGCGCCATTGTTGGCGTGCCGCGCTCCGAGGAAGTCCGCTTCACGGACATGTGCACCGCCCGCGGCTTCGCCCACACCCGCATCGGCGTGGTGGACGCAGCAAGCGGCCAGCTGGAGATCAACGGCGTCGAGACCATGAACCTCGACGCCCTCCGCGAAGCCCACGAGGCCACCCTGCCGAAGTACTTCGGCTAG
- a CDS encoding DUF503 domain-containing protein, with product MWIGWIEFDILLGDVHSLKEKRSVVRPLLAELKRRFEVSVAEVGDHEQYRRTQLGAGLVAADRTHLVEVLTAVERFVANRPELELLSARQRELRSDD from the coding sequence ATGTGGATCGGATGGATTGAGTTCGACATTCTCCTGGGCGACGTTCACAGCCTCAAGGAGAAGCGTTCCGTGGTGCGGCCGCTGCTGGCGGAGCTGAAGCGCCGCTTTGAGGTTTCCGTGGCCGAGGTGGGGGACCACGAACAGTACCGGCGCACGCAGCTTGGCGCCGGGCTGGTTGCAGCAGACCGGACGCACCTCGTGGAGGTGCTCACCGCCGTCGAACGCTTCGTTGCCAACCGCCCCGAACTGGAACTCCTCAGCGCCAGGCAACGCGAGCTCCGCAGCGACGACTGA
- a CDS encoding putative quinol monooxygenase — translation MIFIVVKFKVKPDWSDKWLGLVEDFTQATRQEPGNLWFDWSRSVEDPNEFVLVEAFKDDAAGDHVNSAHFQKAMADMPQALAETPRIISRQLDGDGWDRMGELTIA, via the coding sequence GTGATCTTCATTGTCGTCAAGTTCAAGGTCAAGCCGGACTGGTCGGATAAGTGGCTGGGCCTGGTGGAGGACTTCACCCAGGCGACGCGTCAGGAGCCCGGCAACCTGTGGTTCGACTGGTCCCGCAGCGTGGAGGACCCCAACGAGTTTGTCCTCGTGGAAGCCTTCAAGGACGATGCCGCCGGCGACCACGTCAATAGCGCACACTTCCAGAAGGCGATGGCGGACATGCCCCAGGCCCTCGCTGAGACGCCCCGCATCATCAGCCGCCAGCTCGACGGCGACGGCTGGGACCGCATGGGCGAACTCACCATCGCCTAG
- a CDS encoding DUF1990 family protein yields the protein MKSRRGAGRVSRVARGNLNYPGVGSTEHGRPPDGIPWLVTQAYLGEGAALYRRVAHGILAWQLQKRSGLRVRSDSDVVVPGARVVSGFGVGPFRINAPCEVVWVRRPVPGDGPQSAGFGYGTLPGHPVRGEEAFEVELDGQGRVFLKITAFSRPSNWFYAAGSAVTARAQRHVTSRYIGSAHELAAGES from the coding sequence ATGAAGAGCCGTCGCGGTGCCGGCCGTGTCAGCCGCGTCGCCAGGGGCAACCTGAATTACCCTGGCGTTGGTTCCACTGAACACGGACGGCCGCCGGACGGCATCCCCTGGCTGGTGACCCAGGCGTACCTCGGCGAGGGTGCGGCACTCTACCGGCGGGTGGCCCACGGGATCCTGGCCTGGCAGCTGCAGAAACGGTCCGGGCTGCGGGTCCGCTCCGACTCCGACGTCGTGGTGCCCGGCGCCCGCGTAGTGAGCGGATTCGGCGTCGGGCCTTTCCGGATCAACGCGCCCTGCGAGGTGGTGTGGGTGCGCCGGCCGGTGCCCGGCGACGGCCCGCAAAGCGCCGGTTTCGGGTACGGCACGCTGCCCGGCCATCCGGTGCGGGGCGAGGAAGCCTTTGAAGTGGAACTGGACGGCCAGGGGCGCGTGTTCCTGAAGATCACTGCCTTCAGCCGGCCCTCCAACTGGTTTTACGCGGCCGGCAGCGCCGTCACGGCACGCGCACAAAGACACGTCACTTCCCGATACATTGGGAGTGCGCACGAACTGGCCGCAGGTGAAAGCTGA
- a CDS encoding MmcQ/YjbR family DNA-binding protein, protein MDVDTLRKICLSFPGAFEDFPFGPETSVFKVRAAVAGGSRQEAKMFAASAMDSEDWSVSLKCEPALAEQLRAIHPEITGAWHMNKTHWNGVRLDGSLPDDMIRDMVEDSYDLVVATLSRKQREQLGWAGLARGEGA, encoded by the coding sequence ATGGACGTTGACACCCTCCGGAAGATCTGCCTGAGCTTCCCCGGCGCCTTCGAAGATTTTCCGTTCGGCCCGGAAACCTCCGTTTTCAAGGTGCGGGCAGCCGTGGCGGGCGGTTCGCGGCAGGAGGCCAAGATGTTCGCCGCATCCGCGATGGATTCTGAAGATTGGTCCGTGAGCCTCAAGTGCGAGCCTGCGCTGGCAGAACAGCTCCGGGCCATCCATCCGGAAATTACCGGCGCCTGGCATATGAACAAGACGCACTGGAACGGGGTCCGGCTGGACGGATCGCTGCCGGATGACATGATCCGGGACATGGTGGAGGACTCCTACGACCTGGTGGTGGCCACACTGAGCCGGAAGCAGCGCGAACAGCTGGGATGGGCCGGGCTCGCCCGGGGTGAAGGCGCATGA
- a CDS encoding CoA-binding protein, protein MSHINDPAVIDRLMRTKGTWAIVGLTTNQWRSAYDVSLYIRDRMGMDIIPVNLPGDDVHGEKGYRSLADIPAEKHPIDVVDCFVNSQKVGAVIDQAIAVGAKAVWLQLGVFDDAAVERAKAAGLDVVVNSCPAREGWRVGI, encoded by the coding sequence ATGTCCCATATTAACGATCCGGCAGTCATTGACCGACTCATGCGAACCAAAGGCACATGGGCAATCGTCGGCCTGACCACCAACCAGTGGCGCTCGGCGTACGACGTCTCCCTCTACATCCGTGACCGGATGGGCATGGACATCATTCCGGTCAACCTCCCCGGCGATGACGTTCACGGGGAGAAGGGATACCGGTCCCTGGCGGACATCCCCGCGGAAAAGCACCCGATCGACGTCGTGGACTGTTTTGTTAACTCCCAGAAGGTGGGTGCTGTCATCGACCAGGCCATCGCGGTGGGCGCCAAGGCGGTGTGGCTGCAGCTCGGTGTCTTCGACGACGCTGCCGTTGAGCGTGCCAAGGCCGCCGGACTGGACGTGGTGGTCAACTCGTGCCCGGCCCGCGAAGGCTGGCGCGTGGGCATCTAG
- the acs gene encoding acetate--CoA ligase translates to MTPDSSSALPTLARIPSEATPQTTSDATANEAGLRDAPGSSRGSSGWSLTEPTDGAVHGVPTDGPARHRSNPNVAFWEERALRLDWAAPSGGALSGYASGKPWHTAHRRVPANLDAGTGPDITWFEGGKLNVAYNCVDRHVAAGRGSKVALHFEGEPGDRRAVTYAELQREVSKAANALLALGITEGDRVVIYLPVIPETVIITLAVARIGAIHSLVFGGFSAEALKFRVEDTGAKLLVTTDGQFRRGVAVPVKDNADAAVAGDNAIEHVLVVNRTTPADQLATVPMAEGRDVWWHDAVGQASDVHEPEAFDAETPLFIMYTSGTTGKPKGLVHTSGGYLTQASWSFEHLFSNPDPALRDQDVHWCTADLAWVTAHTYEIYGPLSNGVTQVIFEGTPNTPHPGRHFEIIERYGVTQYYTAPTLVRSLMGWFPDGVPDSYDLSSIRMLGTVGEAVNPEAWRWLRQNVGAGTAPVVDTWWQSETGATILSPAPTDTEFKPGCAARPLPGVSTRIVDDAGNTVPPGVQGFIVVDSPGPAIARTVWGNPQRYFDSYWRKYAEQGWFLAGDGAKYDDDGDIWILGRVDDTLNVSGHLLSTIEIESALVTHPDVVEAGVCPVADPNTGHAIVAFVVLKGGVPTEVAAELRNHVAKEIGPIAKPRDVVVVPDVPKTRSGKIMRRLLTQLFEGTTLGDTTSLQNEPAIAGIQEALAGYAASLIGQKQSPLNGQK, encoded by the coding sequence ATGACCCCTGATAGTTCTTCTGCCCTGCCCACCCTTGCCCGGATTCCGTCCGAGGCAACTCCACAAACCACTTCGGACGCGACGGCGAACGAAGCAGGGCTGCGTGACGCGCCCGGCTCCTCTCGCGGCTCTTCGGGATGGTCCCTGACCGAGCCCACGGACGGCGCAGTGCACGGCGTCCCCACTGACGGACCGGCGCGTCACCGCAGTAACCCCAACGTAGCGTTCTGGGAAGAACGAGCCCTCCGCCTCGACTGGGCGGCACCGTCCGGCGGAGCCCTCAGCGGATATGCCAGCGGCAAGCCCTGGCATACCGCGCACCGGCGCGTTCCGGCAAACCTGGATGCCGGCACCGGACCGGACATCACCTGGTTTGAGGGCGGCAAGCTCAACGTCGCCTACAACTGCGTGGACCGCCACGTTGCCGCCGGCCGCGGGAGCAAGGTGGCGCTGCACTTCGAAGGCGAACCCGGCGACCGCCGTGCCGTCACGTACGCCGAGCTTCAGCGCGAAGTGTCCAAGGCCGCGAACGCGCTCCTCGCACTCGGCATCACCGAGGGCGACCGCGTGGTCATCTACCTCCCGGTCATCCCCGAAACCGTCATCATCACCCTTGCCGTGGCGCGTATCGGCGCCATCCATTCCCTGGTGTTCGGCGGCTTCTCCGCCGAGGCGCTGAAGTTCCGGGTGGAGGACACGGGGGCCAAACTCCTGGTCACCACGGACGGCCAGTTCCGCCGCGGGGTGGCAGTGCCGGTCAAGGACAATGCGGATGCCGCAGTTGCCGGGGACAACGCCATCGAACACGTGCTGGTGGTCAACCGCACCACCCCTGCCGACCAGCTGGCAACGGTCCCCATGGCTGAAGGCCGGGACGTCTGGTGGCACGACGCCGTCGGGCAGGCCTCCGACGTGCACGAACCGGAAGCGTTCGACGCCGAGACTCCCCTCTTCATCATGTACACCTCCGGAACCACGGGCAAGCCCAAGGGCCTGGTGCACACCTCCGGCGGCTACCTGACGCAGGCGTCGTGGAGCTTCGAGCACCTGTTCAGCAACCCGGACCCGGCGCTCCGTGACCAGGACGTGCACTGGTGCACCGCGGACCTCGCCTGGGTCACCGCGCACACCTACGAGATCTACGGCCCGCTCTCCAACGGCGTCACCCAGGTGATCTTCGAGGGCACGCCGAACACGCCGCATCCGGGCCGGCACTTCGAGATCATCGAGCGCTACGGCGTGACGCAGTACTACACAGCACCCACCCTGGTGCGCTCGCTCATGGGCTGGTTCCCGGACGGAGTACCGGACAGCTACGATTTGTCCTCCATCCGGATGCTCGGCACCGTGGGCGAAGCCGTCAACCCTGAGGCCTGGCGCTGGCTCCGCCAGAACGTCGGTGCCGGCACCGCACCCGTGGTGGACACCTGGTGGCAGTCCGAGACCGGCGCCACCATCCTCTCCCCCGCACCGACGGACACCGAGTTCAAGCCGGGCTGCGCGGCCCGCCCGCTTCCCGGGGTCAGCACCCGGATCGTGGACGACGCCGGCAACACCGTTCCACCGGGCGTCCAGGGATTCATTGTGGTGGACTCCCCCGGACCCGCGATTGCCCGTACCGTCTGGGGCAATCCGCAGCGCTACTTCGATTCGTACTGGCGCAAGTACGCGGAGCAGGGCTGGTTCCTCGCCGGTGACGGCGCCAAATACGACGACGACGGCGACATCTGGATCCTGGGGCGGGTGGATGACACCCTCAACGTCTCAGGCCACCTGCTGTCCACGATCGAAATCGAATCGGCCCTCGTCACCCACCCGGACGTAGTGGAAGCCGGCGTCTGCCCGGTGGCTGACCCCAATACCGGGCACGCCATCGTCGCGTTCGTCGTGCTGAAGGGCGGGGTTCCGACGGAAGTGGCCGCCGAACTCCGGAACCACGTGGCGAAGGAGATCGGACCGATCGCGAAGCCGCGCGACGTCGTCGTGGTTCCCGACGTGCCCAAGACCCGCAGCGGCAAGATCATGCGCAGGCTCCTCACCCAGCTTTTCGAGGGGACCACCCTCGGCGACACCACATCACTCCAGAACGAACCGGCAATCGCCGGAATCCAGGAAGCCCTGGCCGGCTACGCCGCCTCCCTCATTGGGCAGAAGCAGTCTCCCCTCAACGGACAGAAGTAA